The following are encoded together in the Pseudomonas xantholysinigenes genome:
- a CDS encoding lipid A biosynthesis lauroyl acyltransferase, whose translation MERPRFRRLFLHPRFWALWLGLGLLWLVAQLPYRALLGLGRALGAVMYRLAGERRRIAARNLELCFPELSGDERRRLLKENFASTGIAFFEMAMSWWWPKARLARLAHIEGIEHLQAAQRDGEGAILMAVHFTTLEIGAALLGQVHTIDGMYREHGNPVFDFIQRRGRERHNLDSLAVERDDVRGMLKLLRKGRAIWYAPDQDYGMKQSIFVPLFGIPAATVTATSKFARLGKARVIPFTQKRLEDGSGYRLVVHPPLADFPGETEEADCLRINQWVEGVLRECPEQYLWAHRRFKSRPEGEPRLYDKKKR comes from the coding sequence ATGGAACGCCCGCGTTTTCGTCGCCTTTTCCTTCACCCCCGATTCTGGGCCCTGTGGCTGGGCCTGGGCCTGCTGTGGCTGGTCGCGCAGTTGCCGTACCGCGCCTTGCTCGGCCTGGGGCGCGCCCTGGGCGCGGTGATGTACCGGCTGGCCGGCGAGCGTCGGCGCATCGCCGCGCGCAACCTGGAACTGTGTTTCCCGGAACTGTCCGGCGACGAACGGCGGCGCTTGCTCAAGGAAAACTTCGCCTCCACCGGCATCGCCTTCTTCGAAATGGCCATGAGCTGGTGGTGGCCAAAGGCCCGCCTGGCGCGCCTGGCGCACATCGAAGGCATCGAGCACCTGCAGGCCGCTCAGCGCGACGGCGAGGGCGCGATCCTGATGGCCGTGCACTTCACCACCCTGGAGATCGGCGCCGCGCTGCTGGGCCAGGTCCATACCATCGACGGCATGTACCGCGAGCACGGCAACCCGGTGTTCGACTTCATCCAGCGCCGTGGCCGCGAGCGCCACAACCTCGACTCGCTGGCGGTGGAGCGCGACGATGTGCGCGGCATGCTCAAGCTGCTGCGCAAGGGCCGGGCGATCTGGTACGCGCCGGACCAGGACTACGGCATGAAGCAGAGCATCTTCGTGCCGCTGTTCGGCATTCCCGCGGCCACCGTCACCGCCACCAGCAAGTTTGCCCGCTTGGGCAAGGCGCGGGTGATTCCCTTCACCCAGAAGCGCCTGGAGGACGGCAGCGGCTATCGTCTGGTGGTGCACCCGCCGCTGGCGGACTTCCCCGGCGAGACCGAGGAAGCCGACTGCCTGCGTATCAACCAGTGGGTCGAAGGCGTGCTGCGCGAGTGCCCCGAGCAGTACCTGTGGGCGCACCGGCGCTTCAAGTCGCGGCCCGAGGGTGAGCCGCGGCTGTACGACAAGAAGAAGCGCTGA
- a CDS encoding patatin-like phospholipase family protein produces the protein MTPTTGLILSGGGARAAYQVGVLAGIAELLPPGAANPFPVIVGTSAGAINAVKLASGATRFAESVQHLTAFWQNFRSHLVLRSDWPGVIRQASRFVGHSLLGIGGQVPVALLDSRPLRRLLHEHLDLDGIAHSLAANQLRAIAVTAFGYESGQAVTFYQGRDTIEPWLRHRRIGMPTPLTIDHLLASSAIPLLFAPVRLGEEFFGDGAVRQSAPISPALHLGASRVLVVGVSGNPQRPAPPLPTQRVFSGQQPSLAQIGGHMLNSTFIDSLEDDIELLQRLNHLSHLLPAHLNARRLGLAPIEVLVVAPSQPLDEIAARHRRELPAALRLFLRGPGATKTSGAGVLSYLLFEASYCSELIELGRKDALAKQRELRQFLGI, from the coding sequence ATGACCCCGACCACCGGCCTGATCCTCTCCGGCGGCGGTGCCCGCGCCGCCTACCAGGTTGGCGTACTGGCCGGCATCGCCGAGCTGCTGCCACCCGGCGCGGCCAATCCTTTCCCGGTGATCGTCGGCACCTCCGCCGGGGCGATCAACGCGGTCAAGCTGGCCAGCGGCGCCACCCGCTTCGCCGAGTCGGTGCAACACCTCACCGCCTTCTGGCAGAACTTTCGCAGCCACCTGGTGCTGCGCAGCGATTGGCCCGGGGTGATCCGCCAGGCCAGTCGCTTCGTCGGCCACAGCTTGCTGGGTATCGGCGGCCAGGTGCCGGTGGCGCTGCTCGACAGCCGCCCGTTGCGTCGCCTGCTGCACGAACACCTGGACCTGGATGGCATCGCTCATTCCCTGGCCGCCAACCAGTTGCGCGCCATCGCCGTCACCGCCTTCGGCTACGAGTCTGGCCAGGCGGTGACCTTCTACCAGGGCCGCGACACCATCGAACCCTGGCTGCGCCATCGCCGCATCGGCATGCCCACGCCCCTGACCATCGACCACCTGCTGGCCAGCTCGGCGATTCCGCTGCTGTTCGCTCCGGTGCGCCTGGGCGAGGAGTTCTTCGGCGACGGCGCGGTACGCCAGTCGGCGCCGATCAGCCCAGCGTTGCACCTGGGCGCCAGCCGCGTGCTGGTGGTCGGGGTCAGCGGCAACCCGCAGCGACCAGCGCCGCCGCTACCGACCCAGCGCGTGTTCAGCGGCCAGCAGCCGAGCCTGGCGCAGATCGGCGGGCACATGCTCAACAGCACCTTCATCGACAGCCTCGAGGACGATATCGAGCTGTTGCAGCGGCTCAATCACCTCAGCCACCTGCTGCCGGCGCACCTGAACGCACGGCGCCTGGGCCTGGCGCCGATCGAGGTGCTGGTGGTGGCGCCCAGCCAGCCGCTGGACGAGATCGCCGCCCGTCACCGGCGTGAACTACCGGCGGCGCTCAGGCTGTTCCTGCGCGGGCCGGGAGCGACCAAGACTAGCGGGGCGGGGGTGCTCAGCTACCTGTTGTTCGAGGCCAGCTATTGCAGCGAGCTGATCGAGCTGGGGCGCAAGGATGCCTTGGCCAAGCAGCGGGAGTTGCGTCAGTTCCTGGGGATCTGA
- a CDS encoding MlaA family lipoprotein produces MVNRLLLVTALIASGQALADEVAPRASVIEADQAETLTVEPDGFVDPLRELKFNPGLDQREFERSTLAALNVYDPLESMNRRIYHFNYRFDQWVFLPVVDGYRYITPSFVRTGVSNFFNNLGDVPNLFNSVLQLKGKRSAEITARLMFNTLIGVGGLWDPATSMGLPRQSEDFGQTLGFYGVPEGPYIMLPILGPSNLRDTTGLVVDYAGEQAVNFLDVADTAKDHPEITLLRAIDKRYTTNFNYGQTNSPFEYEKLRYVYTQARKLQIAE; encoded by the coding sequence GTGGTTAACAGACTGCTGCTCGTCACCGCCCTGATCGCCAGCGGCCAGGCCCTGGCCGACGAAGTCGCGCCACGTGCCAGCGTGATCGAGGCCGACCAGGCCGAAACGCTCACCGTGGAGCCCGACGGCTTTGTCGATCCACTGCGCGAACTCAAGTTCAACCCCGGCCTGGACCAGCGTGAGTTCGAACGCTCGACCCTGGCCGCGCTGAATGTCTACGACCCCCTGGAGTCGATGAACCGGCGCATCTATCACTTCAACTACCGCTTCGACCAGTGGGTGTTCCTGCCGGTGGTGGACGGCTACCGCTACATCACCCCCAGCTTCGTGCGCACCGGGGTGAGCAACTTTTTCAACAACCTTGGCGATGTGCCCAACCTGTTCAACAGCGTGCTGCAACTCAAGGGCAAGCGCTCGGCCGAGATCACTGCGCGGCTGATGTTCAACACCCTCATCGGCGTGGGCGGCCTGTGGGACCCGGCGACCAGCATGGGCCTGCCGCGCCAGAGCGAGGACTTCGGCCAGACCCTGGGCTTCTACGGCGTGCCGGAAGGGCCATACATCATGCTGCCGATCCTCGGCCCGTCGAACCTGCGCGACACCACCGGGCTGGTGGTGGACTACGCCGGCGAACAGGCGGTCAACTTCCTCGATGTGGCGGATACCGCCAAGGATCATCCAGAGATCACACTGCTGCGGGCCATCGACAAGCGTTACACCACCAACTTCAACTACGGCCAGACCAACTCGCCGTTCGAGTACGAGAAGCTGCGCTACGTGTATACCCAGGCGCGCAAGTTGCAGATCGCTGAATAA
- a CDS encoding serine/threonine protein kinase, with product MLRSLRLAALLGGLLLAAAASARDIDAASYGYPLKNPFEATIATTPPDQRPTLPSDDDIDQADYSLTLRPEREFTLPDNFWSVKKLRYRLARQDHEAPLIFLIAGTGAPYSSSINEYLKKLFYQAGYHVVQLSSPTSWDFMSAASRYATPGVTSEDAKDLYLVMQAIRAQQAHLPVSEYYLTGYSLGALDAAFVSKLDETRQSFNFKRVLLLNPPVNLYTSITNLDKLVQTRVKGIDKSTTFYELMLEKLTRYFQDKGYIDLNEALLYDFQKSRQHLSNEQMAMLIGTSFRFSAADIAFTSDLINRRGLIIPPKYPITEGSSLTPFFKRALQCDFDCYLTEQVIPMWRARTDGNSLLQLVDQVSLYALEDYLRDNPKIAVMHNADDVILGPGDIGFLRRVFGDRLTLYPHGGHCGNLNYRVNSDAMLEFFRG from the coding sequence ATGCTTCGATCTTTGCGCCTCGCCGCCCTGCTCGGCGGCCTGCTCCTGGCTGCGGCCGCATCGGCGCGGGATATCGACGCCGCGAGCTACGGCTATCCGCTGAAAAACCCGTTCGAGGCGACCATCGCCACCACCCCGCCGGACCAGCGCCCGACGCTGCCCAGCGACGATGACATCGACCAGGCCGACTACAGCCTCACCCTGCGCCCAGAGCGCGAGTTCACCCTGCCGGACAATTTCTGGTCGGTGAAGAAGCTGCGCTACCGCCTGGCCAGGCAGGATCACGAAGCACCACTGATCTTCCTGATCGCCGGGACCGGCGCGCCCTACTCCAGCAGCATCAACGAATACCTGAAGAAGCTGTTCTACCAGGCCGGCTACCATGTGGTGCAGCTGTCCTCGCCCACCAGCTGGGACTTCATGAGCGCCGCTTCGCGCTACGCCACCCCGGGGGTGACGAGCGAGGACGCCAAGGACCTGTACCTGGTCATGCAGGCGATCCGCGCCCAGCAGGCCCACTTGCCGGTCAGCGAGTACTACCTCACCGGCTACAGCCTGGGGGCGCTGGACGCGGCCTTCGTCAGCAAGCTCGATGAAACCCGCCAGAGCTTCAACTTCAAGCGTGTGCTGCTGCTCAACCCACCGGTCAACCTGTACACCTCGATCACCAACCTGGACAAGCTGGTGCAGACCCGGGTCAAGGGCATCGACAAGAGCACCACGTTCTACGAACTGATGCTGGAAAAGCTGACCCGTTACTTCCAGGACAAGGGCTACATCGACCTCAACGAAGCGTTGCTGTACGACTTCCAGAAGTCGCGCCAGCACCTGTCCAACGAGCAGATGGCCATGCTCATCGGCACCTCGTTCCGTTTTTCGGCGGCCGACATCGCCTTCACCTCCGACCTGATCAACCGCCGCGGCCTGATCATCCCGCCGAAATACCCGATCACCGAAGGCAGCAGCCTCACGCCGTTCTTCAAGCGTGCCCTGCAATGCGACTTCGACTGCTACCTGACCGAGCAGGTGATCCCCATGTGGCGGGCGCGCACCGATGGCAACAGCCTGCTGCAACTGGTCGACCAGGTCAGCCTGTACGCCCTGGAAGACTACCTGCGCGACAACCCCAAGATCGCCGTGATGCACAACGCCGACGACGTGATCCTCGGCCCTGGCGACATCGGCTTCCTGCGCCGGGTGTTCGGCGATCGTCTCACGCTCTACCCCCATGGCGGCCATTGCGGCAACCTCAACTACCGCGTCAACAGCGACGCCATGCTGGAGTTCTTCCGTGGTTAA
- a CDS encoding beta (1-6) glucans synthase, translated as MFRTPYLLACLLAFLGLGALWYGLGKPVRLPDAASPMHKLQCASYTPFDKDQSPFDQPFRLRPARMDADLALLAERFQCIRTYSQTGLEAIPALARKHGLKVMLGAWVNANPVDTDKEIDLLIAAANANPDVVSAVIVGNEALLRKEVTGERLAGLIARVKSQVKVPVTYADVWEFWLQHPQIAPAVDFITLHLLPYWEDDPRGIDAALAHVAEVRQVFGQRFAPKDVLIGETGWPSEGRQRETAVPSRVNEARFIRGFVALAEANGWRYNLIEAFDQPWKRASEGAVGGYWGLYDADRQDKGVLEGPVSNLALWPQWLLASVLLMLATLALAGRPASRRAALLLPLLAALGAGSLGLWGELMRTNARFAGEWLWAVALAGLNLLVLAQGALALARREGWRQRLFTWLERHGGTWLLAAGFAAAVSMLAMVFDPRYRSFPSAALLLPAAVYLLRPLAARRAEVALLAFIIGVGIAPQLYHEGLSNQQAWGWAVVSVLMTGALWRSLRLRKV; from the coding sequence ATGTTCCGCACCCCCTACCTGCTCGCCTGCCTGCTCGCTTTCCTCGGCCTGGGCGCCCTCTGGTACGGCCTGGGCAAGCCGGTACGGCTGCCCGATGCCGCCAGCCCGATGCACAAGTTGCAATGCGCCTCCTACACCCCGTTCGACAAGGACCAGTCGCCGTTCGACCAGCCCTTCCGGCTGCGCCCGGCGCGCATGGATGCCGACCTGGCCCTGCTCGCCGAACGCTTCCAGTGCATCCGCACCTACTCGCAGACCGGCCTCGAGGCGATTCCGGCGCTGGCCCGCAAGCATGGCCTGAAGGTGATGCTCGGCGCCTGGGTCAATGCCAACCCCGTGGACACCGACAAGGAGATCGACCTGCTGATCGCCGCCGCCAATGCCAACCCAGACGTGGTCAGCGCGGTGATCGTCGGCAACGAGGCACTGCTGCGCAAGGAAGTAACCGGCGAACGCCTGGCCGGGCTGATCGCCCGGGTGAAAAGCCAGGTGAAAGTGCCGGTGACCTATGCCGATGTCTGGGAGTTCTGGCTGCAACATCCGCAGATCGCACCGGCGGTGGATTTCATCACCCTGCACCTGTTGCCGTATTGGGAAGACGACCCGCGTGGCATCGATGCCGCGCTGGCCCATGTGGCCGAGGTGCGCCAGGTATTCGGCCAGCGCTTCGCGCCCAAGGACGTGCTGATCGGCGAAACCGGCTGGCCCAGCGAAGGCCGCCAGCGCGAGACCGCGGTGCCGAGCCGGGTCAACGAGGCACGCTTCATCCGTGGCTTCGTTGCCCTGGCCGAGGCCAATGGCTGGCGCTACAACCTGATCGAGGCCTTCGACCAACCATGGAAGCGCGCCAGCGAGGGTGCGGTGGGTGGCTACTGGGGGCTGTACGATGCCGACCGCCAGGACAAAGGTGTGCTCGAAGGGCCGGTGAGCAACCTGGCGCTGTGGCCGCAGTGGTTGCTGGCCAGCGTGCTGCTGATGCTGGCGACCCTGGCACTTGCCGGGCGCCCGGCAAGCCGCCGCGCCGCCCTGCTGCTGCCGTTGCTGGCGGCCCTGGGTGCCGGCAGCCTGGGGTTGTGGGGGGAACTGATGCGCACCAATGCCCGCTTTGCCGGGGAATGGTTGTGGGCCGTGGCCCTGGCAGGGCTTAACCTGCTGGTGCTGGCCCAGGGCGCGCTGGCCCTGGCCCGTCGCGAGGGCTGGCGCCAGCGCTTGTTCACCTGGCTCGAGCGCCATGGCGGCACGTGGTTGCTGGCCGCAGGATTCGCCGCGGCAGTGAGCATGCTGGCGATGGTGTTCGACCCGCGCTATCGCAGCTTCCCCAGCGCGGCGCTGCTGCTGCCGGCAGCGGTGTACCTGCTGCGGCCGTTGGCTGCGCGGCGGGCGGAAGTCGCGCTGCTGGCGTTCATCATCGGCGTGGGCATTGCGCCGCAGCTGTACCATGAGGGGTTGAGCAATCAGCAGGCCTGGGGGTGGGCAGTGGTCAGCGTGTTGATGACCGGGGCATTGTGGCGCAGCCTGCGCTTGCGCAAGGTATGA
- a CDS encoding glycine betaine ABC transporter substrate-binding protein, which yields MTTITRMRRFLGVGTALVLAMSTAQAMAKEVSIGYVDGWSDSVATTNVAAEVIRQKLGYDVKLQAVATGIMWQGVATGKLDAMLSAWLPVTHGEYWAKNKDNVVDYGPNFKDAKIGLIVPEYVKANSIEDLKTDQSFKQKIVGIDAGSGVMLKTEQAIKDYDLTGYKLTASSGAAMTAELGRSYAKQQSIAVTGWVPHWMFAKWKLKFLEDPKGVYGAAETVNSIGSKELASKAPEVAEFLKKFQWQSKDEIGEVMLAIQEGAKPDAAAKDWVAKHPERVKEWTGK from the coding sequence ATGACGACTATTACAAGAATGCGACGTTTCCTGGGCGTGGGCACGGCGCTGGTATTGGCCATGAGCACCGCGCAGGCAATGGCCAAGGAAGTCAGCATCGGTTATGTGGATGGTTGGTCCGACAGCGTGGCGACCACCAACGTGGCCGCTGAAGTGATCAGGCAGAAACTCGGCTATGACGTGAAGCTGCAGGCCGTGGCCACCGGCATCATGTGGCAGGGCGTGGCCACCGGCAAGCTGGACGCCATGCTTTCGGCCTGGCTGCCGGTGACCCACGGTGAATACTGGGCCAAGAACAAGGACAACGTGGTCGACTACGGCCCCAACTTCAAGGACGCCAAGATCGGCCTGATCGTCCCCGAGTACGTCAAGGCCAACAGCATCGAGGACCTCAAGACCGACCAGAGCTTCAAGCAGAAGATCGTCGGCATCGACGCCGGCTCCGGGGTCATGCTCAAGACCGAGCAAGCGATCAAGGACTACGACCTGACCGGCTACAAGCTCACCGCCAGTTCCGGCGCGGCGATGACCGCCGAACTGGGGCGTTCCTACGCCAAGCAGCAGTCCATCGCGGTGACCGGCTGGGTGCCGCACTGGATGTTCGCCAAGTGGAAGCTGAAGTTCCTCGAGGACCCCAAGGGCGTGTATGGCGCGGCCGAGACGGTCAACAGCATCGGCAGCAAGGAGCTGGCGAGCAAGGCGCCGGAAGTGGCCGAGTTCCTGAAGAAGTTCCAGTGGCAGTCCAAGGACGAGATCGGCGAGGTGATGCTGGCGATCCAGGAAGGCGCCAAGCCTGATGCGGCGGCCAAGGACTGGGTGGCCAAGCATCCGGAGCGGGTCAAGGAGTGGACCGGCAAGTAA
- a CDS encoding DUF485 domain-containing protein: MNDSIYLSIQNSPRFKELVTKRERFAWILSAIMLGLYCAFILLIAYGPQVLGAKLSPDSSITWGIPLGVGLIVSAFVLTAIYVRRANGEFDELNKAILEEAKQ; encoded by the coding sequence ATGAACGACAGCATTTACCTCTCGATACAGAACAGCCCGCGCTTCAAGGAGCTGGTCACCAAGCGCGAGCGCTTCGCCTGGATTCTCTCGGCGATCATGCTCGGCCTGTACTGCGCCTTCATCCTCCTCATCGCCTATGGCCCGCAGGTCCTGGGCGCCAAGCTCAGCCCCGACTCGTCGATCACCTGGGGCATTCCCCTGGGCGTCGGCCTGATCGTCTCGGCATTCGTGCTCACGGCCATCTACGTACGCCGTGCCAATGGCGAGTTCGATGAGCTGAACAAGGCCATTCTCGAGGAGGCCAAGCAATGA
- a CDS encoding cation acetate symporter, translating into MIRHAKALAVLACGAFAPAVWAADALTGEVHKQPLNVSAIAMFVAFVAFTLGITYWASKRNKSAADYYAAGGKITGFQNGLAIAGDYMSAASFLGISALVFTSGYDGLIYSIGFLVGWPIILFLIAERLRNLGKYTFADVASYRLGQKEIRTLSASGSLVVVAFYLIAQMVGAGKLIQLLFGLDYHVAVILVGILMCLYVLFGGMLATTWVQIIKAVLLLSGASFMALMVMKHVGFDFNTLFSEAIKVHAKGEAIMSPGGLVKDPISAFSLGLALMFGTAGLPHILMRFFTVSDAKEARKSVLYATGFIGYFYILTFIIGFGAILLVSTNPDFKDAAGALIGGNNMAAVHLADAVGGSVFLGFISAVAFATILAVVAGLTLAGASAVSHDLYASVWRKGKANDKDEIRVSKITTVALGVLAIGLGILFENQNIAFMVGLAFSIAASCNFPVLLLSMYWKKLTTRGAMIGGWLGLVSAVGLMVLGPTIWVQILGHEKAIYPYEYPALFSMIIAFVGIWFFSVTDKSKAAADERALFFPQFVRSQTGLGASGAVSH; encoded by the coding sequence ATGATCCGTCACGCCAAAGCCCTGGCCGTCCTGGCCTGCGGCGCTTTCGCACCCGCCGTGTGGGCCGCCGATGCCCTGACCGGCGAGGTGCACAAGCAGCCGCTGAACGTTTCGGCGATCGCCATGTTCGTGGCCTTCGTCGCTTTCACCCTGGGGATTACCTACTGGGCCTCCAAACGCAACAAGTCGGCGGCCGACTACTACGCCGCCGGCGGCAAGATCACCGGCTTCCAGAACGGCCTGGCGATTGCCGGCGACTACATGTCGGCGGCCTCGTTCCTGGGGATTTCCGCGCTGGTGTTCACCTCCGGCTACGACGGCCTGATCTACTCCATCGGCTTCCTGGTCGGCTGGCCGATCATCCTGTTCCTGATTGCCGAGCGCCTGCGCAACCTGGGCAAGTACACCTTTGCCGACGTTGCCTCGTACCGCCTCGGGCAAAAAGAAATCCGCACCCTGTCGGCCTCCGGCTCGCTGGTGGTGGTGGCCTTCTACCTGATCGCGCAGATGGTCGGCGCCGGCAAGCTGATCCAGCTGCTGTTCGGCCTCGACTACCATGTTGCGGTGATCCTGGTCGGCATCCTGATGTGCCTGTACGTGCTGTTCGGCGGCATGCTCGCCACCACCTGGGTGCAGATCATCAAGGCGGTGCTGCTGCTGTCCGGTGCCAGCTTCATGGCGCTGATGGTAATGAAGCACGTCGGCTTCGACTTCAACACCCTGTTCTCCGAGGCGATCAAAGTGCACGCCAAGGGCGAGGCGATCATGAGCCCGGGCGGCCTGGTCAAGGATCCGATCTCGGCGTTCTCGCTGGGCCTGGCGCTGATGTTCGGCACCGCCGGCCTGCCGCACATCCTGATGCGCTTCTTCACCGTCAGCGACGCCAAGGAAGCCCGCAAGTCGGTGCTCTACGCCACCGGTTTCATCGGCTACTTCTACATCCTGACTTTCATCATCGGCTTTGGCGCGATCCTGCTGGTCAGCACCAACCCTGACTTCAAGGACGCCGCCGGCGCGCTGATTGGCGGCAACAACATGGCTGCGGTGCACCTGGCCGATGCCGTGGGTGGCAGCGTGTTCCTCGGCTTCATCTCGGCGGTGGCCTTCGCCACCATCCTGGCGGTGGTCGCCGGCCTGACCCTGGCTGGTGCCTCGGCGGTGTCCCACGACCTGTACGCCAGCGTCTGGCGCAAAGGCAAGGCCAATGACAAGGACGAGATCCGCGTGTCGAAGATCACCACCGTCGCCCTGGGCGTGCTGGCGATTGGCCTGGGTATTCTGTTCGAGAACCAGAACATCGCCTTCATGGTCGGCCTGGCGTTCTCCATCGCCGCCAGCTGCAACTTCCCGGTGCTGCTGCTCTCGATGTACTGGAAGAAACTGACTACCCGCGGCGCCATGATCGGCGGCTGGCTGGGCCTGGTCAGCGCGGTCGGCCTGATGGTCCTCGGCCCGACCATCTGGGTGCAGATCCTCGGCCACGAGAAAGCCATCTACCCGTACGAGTATCCGGCGCTGTTCTCGATGATCATCGCCTTCGTCGGCATCTGGTTCTTCTCGGTCACCGACAAGTCCAAGGCCGCCGCAGACGAACGCGCGCTGTTCTTCCCGCAGTTCGTCCGTTCGCAGACTGGCCTGGGGGCCAGTGGCGCCGTGTCGCACTGA
- a CDS encoding DUF3309 family protein — protein MTTILIIILILLLIGGLPVFPHSRAWGYGPSGIVGVVLVILLVLVLLGHI, from the coding sequence ATGACCACGATCCTCATCATCATCCTGATCCTGCTGCTGATCGGTGGCTTACCGGTCTTCCCCCACTCCCGCGCCTGGGGCTACGGCCCGTCCGGTATCGTCGGCGTGGTGCTGGTGATCCTGCTGGTCCTGGTGTTGCTGGGGCATATATGA
- a CDS encoding SDR family oxidoreductase, protein MHNRMMITGAGSGLGREIALRWARDGWRLALADVNESGLRETLALVRQAGGDGFTQRCDVRDYSQLTALAQACEEKFGGIDVIVNNAGVASGGFFAELSLEDWDWQIAVNLMGVVKGCKAFLPQLERSRGRIINIASMAALMQGPGMSNYNVAKAGVLALSESLLVELRQVEVAVHVVCPSFFQTNLLESFRGPNPAMKAQVGKLLEGSPISAADIAEHIHAKVAAGEFLILPHEAGRQAWQLKCQAPQRLYDEMADMAVKMRAKQRRSNSC, encoded by the coding sequence ATGCACAACCGAATGATGATCACCGGAGCCGGTTCCGGCCTGGGCCGCGAGATCGCCCTGCGCTGGGCGCGCGATGGTTGGCGACTGGCCTTGGCGGACGTCAACGAGAGCGGTTTGCGGGAAACCCTGGCGCTGGTGCGCCAGGCCGGTGGCGATGGCTTCACCCAGCGCTGCGACGTGCGCGACTACAGCCAGCTCACCGCCCTGGCCCAGGCCTGCGAAGAGAAGTTCGGCGGCATCGACGTGATCGTCAACAACGCCGGGGTCGCCTCGGGCGGTTTTTTCGCCGAGCTGTCGCTGGAGGATTGGGACTGGCAGATCGCGGTCAACCTGATGGGCGTGGTCAAAGGCTGCAAGGCGTTTTTGCCGCAGCTCGAGCGCAGCCGCGGGCGGATCATCAACATCGCGTCGATGGCGGCCTTGATGCAGGGCCCGGGGATGAGCAACTACAACGTCGCCAAGGCCGGCGTGCTGGCGCTGTCCGAGAGCCTGCTGGTGGAGTTGCGCCAGGTCGAGGTGGCGGTGCATGTGGTCTGCCCGTCGTTCTTCCAGACCAACCTGCTCGAATCTTTCCGCGGCCCGAACCCGGCGATGAAGGCCCAGGTTGGCAAGTTGCTGGAAGGCTCGCCGATCAGTGCCGCCGATATCGCCGAGCATATCCATGCCAAGGTCGCGGCGGGGGAGTTCCTCATCCTGCCCCACGAAGCCGGACGCCAGGCCTGGCAGCTCAAGTGCCAAGCGCCGCAGCGACTGTACGACGAGATGGCGGACATGGCGGTGAAGATGCGTGCCAAACAACGCCGAAGCAATAGCTGCTAG
- a CDS encoding carbon storage regulator — MLVIGREVGEVIVIADNIRIQVMGIERSGQVRFGIMAPREVEVHRVEVYKRIKEQAQDKAQA; from the coding sequence ATGCTGGTAATCGGACGTGAAGTAGGCGAGGTAATCGTCATTGCCGACAACATCAGGATCCAGGTGATGGGCATCGAGCGCAGCGGCCAGGTGCGCTTCGGCATCATGGCCCCGCGCGAGGTGGAAGTGCACCGGGTCGAGGTGTACAAGCGCATCAAGGAGCAGGCGCAGGACAAGGCACAGGCCTGA
- a CDS encoding YheU family protein — protein sequence MLIPHDQLEADTLTRLIEDFVTRDGTDNGDDTPLETRVLRVRQALAKGQAFILFDMDSQQCQLLAKHDVPRELLD from the coding sequence ATGCTGATCCCCCACGACCAACTCGAAGCCGACACCCTGACCCGCCTGATCGAGGACTTCGTCACCCGTGACGGCACCGACAACGGCGACGACACACCGCTGGAAACCCGTGTACTGCGGGTACGCCAGGCGCTGGCCAAGGGGCAGGCGTTCATCCTGTTCGACATGGACAGCCAGCAGTGCCAGCTGCTGGCCAAACACGACGTGCCGCGGGAACTGCTCGACTGA